In Amycolatopsis solani, a single window of DNA contains:
- a CDS encoding LysR family transcriptional regulator, which yields MDLQTLRLFREVAGGATVTETAAGAHLTQPALSRALRRLEHEAGAELFRRSGRLLRLTPAGHAFKRHVDVVLDQLDQGLREVREIVSPGTGVVPLAFLHTFGTWLVPAVLSGFLREHPGTRFELRQHGEAGLEAELLEGTADLVLTSGDPGHPQLHWERLLVEPLRLAVPPRHRLAGRRRVRLADVADETFILLRPGYALRETTERLCAEAGFAPRIGFEGDEVETLRGLVTAGLGVSVLPLPHTAAFPAPHLELTDVDAARDIGLARVAGRNLPPPSETFRQYVLAAGLDRPQGTM from the coding sequence ATGGACCTGCAGACGCTGCGGCTCTTCCGCGAGGTGGCCGGCGGCGCGACCGTCACGGAGACCGCGGCCGGGGCCCACCTCACCCAGCCCGCGCTGTCCCGGGCCCTGCGGCGGCTGGAGCACGAGGCCGGCGCCGAGCTGTTCCGCCGGTCCGGGCGGCTGCTGCGGCTCACCCCGGCCGGGCACGCCTTCAAGCGGCACGTCGACGTCGTGCTCGACCAGCTCGACCAGGGCCTGCGCGAAGTCCGCGAGATCGTCTCGCCGGGCACCGGGGTCGTCCCGCTGGCGTTCCTGCACACGTTCGGCACGTGGCTCGTCCCCGCCGTGCTGAGCGGCTTCCTGCGCGAGCACCCGGGCACCCGCTTCGAACTGCGGCAGCACGGCGAAGCCGGGCTCGAGGCGGAACTGCTCGAGGGGACCGCGGACCTCGTCCTCACCAGCGGCGACCCCGGCCACCCCCAGCTGCACTGGGAACGCCTGCTCGTCGAGCCGCTGCGGCTGGCCGTGCCGCCGCGCCACCGGCTCGCCGGGCGCCGCCGCGTCCGCCTCGCCGACGTCGCGGACGAGACGTTCATCCTCCTGCGGCCCGGTTACGCGCTGCGCGAAACGACCGAACGGCTGTGCGCGGAGGCCGGGTTCGCTCCGCGCATCGGGTTCGAGGGCGACGAAGTCGAGACGCTGCGCGGGCTCGTCACCGCCGGGCTCGGCGTGTCCGTGCTGCCGCTGCCGCACACGGCGGCCTTCCCGGCGCCGCACCTGGAACTGACCGATGTGGACGCTGCCCGCGACATCGGGCTCGCACGGGTCGCCGGGCGAAACCTCCCGCCGCCCAGCGAAACCTTCCGGCAGTACGTCCTCGCCGCCGGCCTCGACCGTCCACAAGGGACGATGTGA
- a CDS encoding SpoIIE family protein phosphatase, with amino-acid sequence MTAEEETLPVLAPPAELSANLARLADTVTRLRGEVDHAHAVADGRALIELAKGVLMERLHCTPADAARQLESLAGRAGLTPLEFAADVVGEAAEDRITEVAQEFLARADGEDSVAVRLRTAESGVLAAGDTQRVAESILEHALRPLGATAVAVWLAGPDGSLTLAGSAGFSAEEAARWRYVPPGVATPARSALLDRDTVWYPTLSGAGLPSLGQHTLAGGGRVAVPTGTGGRIIGVVEMCWPDPLPAEPGRQLRQLEALAELCAHTLDTWDGVVAPVSAGAGDFLGELVDFVDGLHDPAVLLSPCVDGGRLTDFRIHHANVRFADPGGRPRSRIVGTRLLETYPLAAEESGLLDKIRRVYATGEPFRADSMPVTTVVDQVPLTVLTDVSVTRFAGNVLLILRIQDDAAKLAVLLQHAQRLGRIGGFEENVVTGAITWNTELFALYGLPPNATPLSLHDLATNAHPDDAPSIGRFLRAVLHHQRPSSTAFRLQRSDGVARHIRVVAEPVADARGELLAVRGAYQDVSAQHWTEVALAATRDKLAETEQQAIERNRLALQLQHAIMPPATGPIDMPGLRAAVRYRPAEKEHLVGGDWYDAVALPTGEVLLCVGDVAGHGIDAATGMVSLRNALRGLAATGAGPAQLLTWLNLVAYHLTDHVTATAVAAVYDPATKTLRWARAGHLPPIVRHRGGGVTTLPLIRGSLLGAVRDVTYQEEEIRLADGDILLIYTDGLIERRDRPVQETVSRLVTLVERHDGGLEHQLDTLLTYSTADTDDDTCVVGIEVRTS; translated from the coding sequence GTGACCGCCGAAGAGGAGACCCTCCCGGTGCTCGCGCCGCCCGCCGAGCTGTCCGCCAACCTGGCGCGGCTCGCCGACACCGTCACCCGGCTGCGCGGCGAGGTCGACCACGCGCACGCCGTCGCCGACGGCCGCGCGCTGATCGAGCTCGCCAAGGGCGTGCTGATGGAACGGCTGCACTGCACGCCCGCCGACGCCGCCCGGCAGCTGGAAAGCCTCGCCGGGCGGGCCGGGCTGACGCCGCTGGAGTTCGCCGCGGACGTCGTCGGCGAAGCGGCCGAGGACCGCATCACCGAAGTGGCGCAAGAGTTCCTGGCCCGCGCCGACGGGGAAGACTCCGTCGCGGTGCGGCTGCGCACCGCGGAAAGCGGCGTGCTCGCGGCGGGGGACACCCAGCGCGTCGCGGAGTCCATTTTGGAGCACGCGCTGCGCCCGCTCGGCGCGACCGCCGTCGCGGTGTGGCTCGCCGGGCCGGACGGGTCGCTGACGCTGGCCGGGTCGGCCGGGTTCTCGGCCGAGGAAGCCGCGCGCTGGCGGTACGTCCCGCCCGGCGTGGCGACGCCCGCCCGCAGCGCGCTGCTCGACCGCGACACCGTCTGGTACCCGACGCTGTCGGGCGCCGGGCTGCCCTCGCTCGGGCAGCACACCCTGGCCGGCGGCGGCCGGGTCGCGGTGCCCACCGGCACCGGCGGCCGGATCATCGGCGTCGTCGAGATGTGCTGGCCGGACCCGCTGCCCGCCGAGCCGGGACGGCAGCTGCGGCAGCTGGAGGCACTGGCCGAACTGTGCGCGCACACGCTCGACACGTGGGACGGCGTGGTCGCCCCGGTGTCGGCGGGGGCCGGGGACTTCCTCGGCGAGCTGGTGGACTTCGTCGACGGCCTGCACGACCCGGCCGTGCTGCTGTCGCCGTGCGTCGACGGCGGCCGGCTCACCGACTTCCGCATCCACCACGCCAACGTCCGCTTCGCCGATCCCGGCGGGCGGCCCCGCAGCCGGATCGTCGGCACCCGCCTGCTGGAGACGTACCCGCTGGCGGCCGAGGAGAGCGGCCTGCTCGACAAGATCCGCCGGGTCTACGCGACCGGCGAGCCGTTCCGCGCGGACAGCATGCCGGTCACCACCGTCGTCGACCAGGTGCCGCTGACGGTGCTGACCGACGTCAGCGTGACCCGGTTCGCCGGCAACGTGCTGCTGATCCTGCGCATCCAGGACGACGCGGCGAAGCTCGCCGTGCTGCTGCAGCACGCCCAGCGGCTCGGCCGGATCGGCGGGTTCGAGGAGAACGTCGTCACCGGGGCGATCACCTGGAACACCGAGCTGTTCGCGCTGTACGGCCTGCCGCCGAACGCCACCCCGCTCTCGCTGCACGACCTGGCCACCAACGCCCACCCCGACGACGCGCCGTCGATCGGCCGGTTCCTGCGCGCGGTGCTGCACCACCAGCGCCCGTCGTCGACGGCGTTCCGGCTGCAGCGCTCCGACGGCGTCGCCCGGCACATCCGGGTGGTCGCCGAGCCGGTGGCCGACGCCCGCGGCGAACTGCTCGCGGTCCGCGGCGCCTACCAGGACGTCTCGGCGCAGCACTGGACCGAGGTGGCGCTGGCGGCGACGCGCGACAAGCTGGCCGAGACCGAGCAGCAGGCGATCGAGCGCAACCGGCTGGCGCTGCAGCTGCAGCACGCGATCATGCCGCCGGCCACCGGCCCGATCGACATGCCGGGCCTGCGCGCCGCCGTCCGCTACCGGCCGGCGGAGAAGGAGCACCTGGTCGGCGGCGACTGGTACGACGCCGTCGCGCTGCCGACGGGTGAGGTGCTGCTGTGCGTCGGCGACGTCGCCGGCCACGGCATCGACGCGGCGACCGGCATGGTCAGCCTCCGCAACGCCCTGCGCGGCCTCGCGGCGACCGGCGCCGGCCCGGCGCAGCTGCTGACGTGGCTGAACCTGGTGGCCTACCACCTCACCGACCACGTCACGGCGACCGCGGTCGCGGCCGTCTACGACCCGGCGACCAAGACCCTGCGCTGGGCGCGGGCCGGGCACCTGCCCCCGATCGTCCGCCACCGCGGCGGCGGCGTGACGACGCTGCCCCTGATCCGCGGCTCCCTGCTCGGCGCGGTCCGCGACGTGACCTACCAGGAGGAGGAGATCCGCCTCGCCGACGGCGACATCCTGCTGATCTACACCGACGGCCTGATCGAGCGCCGCGACCGCCCGGTGCAGGAGACGGTGTCGAGGCTGGTGACCCTGGTCGAGCGCCACGACGGCGGCCTGGAGCACCAGCTGGACACGCTGCTGACCTACAGCACGGCCGACACCGACGACGACACCTGCGTGGTGGGCATCGAGGTCAGGACGAGCTGA
- a CDS encoding cobalamin-binding protein produces the protein MTRIVSLLPAATDLVAVLGRLSDVVGRTHECDWPPGRVEGIPVVTRAEFDPDALSSREISAATHRGSGLYTLDGELLAALAPDVVLTQDLCEVCAVSYRQVSEAVRTLDTGPLVVSLEPATLDGVLDCLRRVGEVLGVPDRADAEIAALRTRLGALPAPGRRPRVVALEWLDPIWPAGHWVPEQIALAGGEPLLAAAGEHTRPVPWDAVVEARPDVLLLVPCGFAPERTLAEAPELAARPGWADLPAVRTGQVWVLDGPAYFNRPGPRVVDGAELLAAVFRGEETPQARRVSSS, from the coding sequence GTGACGCGGATCGTCTCCCTGCTGCCCGCCGCGACGGACCTCGTCGCGGTGCTCGGGCGGCTGTCCGACGTCGTCGGCCGGACGCACGAGTGCGATTGGCCGCCGGGGCGGGTCGAGGGCATCCCCGTCGTCACCCGCGCGGAGTTCGACCCGGACGCCTTGTCGAGCCGCGAGATCTCCGCGGCCACCCACCGCGGCTCGGGCCTGTACACCCTCGACGGCGAACTGCTCGCCGCCCTCGCCCCGGACGTGGTGCTCACCCAGGACCTGTGCGAGGTCTGCGCGGTCTCCTACCGCCAGGTGTCCGAGGCCGTCCGGACCCTCGACACCGGCCCGCTGGTGGTGAGCTTGGAACCGGCGACGCTCGACGGAGTCCTCGACTGCCTCCGCCGGGTCGGCGAGGTGCTCGGGGTGCCGGACCGGGCCGACGCGGAGATCGCGGCGTTGCGCACCCGCTTGGGCGCGCTTCCGGCACCGGGCCGCCGGCCGCGGGTGGTGGCGCTGGAGTGGCTCGACCCGATCTGGCCCGCGGGGCATTGGGTTCCCGAACAGATCGCGCTGGCCGGCGGCGAACCGCTGCTCGCCGCGGCGGGCGAGCACACCCGGCCGGTCCCGTGGGACGCGGTGGTCGAAGCGCGACCGGACGTGCTGCTGCTGGTGCCGTGCGGCTTCGCACCGGAGCGGACGCTCGCCGAGGCCCCGGAACTGGCGGCCCGGCCCGGCTGGGCGGACCTCCCGGCGGTGCGCACCGGCCAGGTGTGGGTCCTGGACGGCCCGGCGTACTTCAACCGCCCGGGCCCCCGCGTGGTCGACGGCGCGGAACTCCTCGCGGCGGTGTTCCGCGGCGAGGAAACCCCGCAAGCCCGGCGGGTCAGCTCGTCCTGA
- a CDS encoding calcium:proton antiporter: MAALRSSLTSWTSVTPVLGLVVLALAWGRDLGPVFVALVAIALGATVLAAVHHAEVVAHRVGEPFGSLVLAVAVTVIEVALIVTMMVSGGPEAGSLARDTVFAAVMITTNGIVGISLLVGARRYGVTLFNSEGSGAALATVATLATLSLVLPTFTSSTPGPAFSSAQLTFAAVASLALYGTFVLTQTVRHRDFFLPVAADGEVKEDDHADPPTNRAALGSLALLLVALVAVVGLAKVESPAIEAGVSAAGFPQSFVGVVIALLVLLPETLAATRAAQRDRMQISLNLAYGSAIASIGLTIPAIALASVWLPGELLLGLGSTQIVLLALTVVVSVLTVVPGRATRLQGGVHLVLLAGFLVLAVNP; encoded by the coding sequence ATGGCCGCGCTGAGATCCTCCCTGACGTCCTGGACCTCCGTCACCCCGGTGCTCGGCTTGGTCGTGCTGGCGCTGGCCTGGGGCCGCGACCTCGGCCCCGTCTTCGTGGCGCTCGTCGCGATCGCGCTGGGGGCGACCGTGCTGGCCGCGGTGCACCACGCGGAGGTCGTCGCGCACCGCGTCGGCGAACCGTTCGGCTCCCTCGTGCTCGCGGTCGCGGTCACCGTCATCGAAGTCGCCTTGATCGTCACGATGATGGTCTCGGGCGGCCCGGAAGCCGGCTCACTGGCGCGCGACACCGTGTTCGCCGCGGTGATGATCACGACCAACGGCATCGTCGGCATCTCGCTGCTGGTCGGAGCCCGCCGCTACGGCGTCACCCTCTTCAACTCCGAAGGCAGCGGCGCCGCGCTGGCCACGGTCGCGACGCTGGCCACGCTCAGCCTGGTGCTGCCGACGTTCACCTCCAGCACCCCCGGCCCGGCGTTCTCCTCCGCGCAGCTGACCTTCGCCGCGGTGGCGTCCCTGGCGCTGTACGGCACTTTCGTGCTGACGCAGACCGTGCGCCACCGCGACTTCTTCCTCCCGGTGGCCGCCGACGGCGAGGTCAAGGAAGACGACCACGCCGACCCGCCGACGAACCGGGCGGCGCTGGGCAGCCTCGCGCTCCTGCTGGTGGCCCTGGTCGCGGTGGTCGGCCTGGCAAAGGTGGAATCCCCGGCGATCGAAGCCGGCGTCAGCGCGGCCGGCTTCCCCCAGTCGTTCGTCGGCGTGGTGATCGCGCTGCTGGTGCTCCTGCCGGAGACCCTCGCGGCGACGCGCGCGGCCCAGCGCGACCGGATGCAGATCAGCCTCAACCTCGCCTACGGCTCGGCGATCGCGAGCATCGGCCTGACCATCCCGGCGATCGCGCTGGCGTCGGTGTGGCTGCCGGGCGAGCTGCTGCTCGGCCTCGGCTCGACGCAGATCGTGCTCCTGGCCCTGACGGTGGTGGTCAGCGTCCTGACGGTCGTCCCCGGCCGCGCGACCCGCCTCCAGGGCGGCGTGCACCTGGTCCTCCTGGCGGGCTTCCTGGTGCTGGCCGTCAACCCGTGA
- a CDS encoding NDMA-dependent alcohol dehydrogenase produces MKTKAAVLFDAGKPFEIMELDLDGPGPGEVLIKYTAAGLCHSDLHLIDNDLVPRFPIIGGHEGAGVIEEVGPGVTKVAPGDHVVCSFIPNCGTCRYCSTGRQNLCDMGATILDGHMPDGSFRFHGGGQDFGAMCMLGTFSERATISQHSVVKVDDWLPLETAVLVGCGVPTGWATANYAGGVRAGDTTVVYGIGGIGINAVQGAAHAGAKYIVAVDPVEFKREAALKFGATHAFATAAEAAEKVGELTWGQLADQALITVGTVDEEVVSAAFDVVGKGGTVVITGLANPEKLTVHVSGAVLTLFEKTVKGTLFGSANPQYDIVRLLRLYDAGKLKLDELVTRKYTLEQVNEGYQDLRDGKNIRGVIVHA; encoded by the coding sequence GTGAAGACGAAGGCAGCCGTACTGTTCGACGCCGGGAAGCCGTTCGAGATCATGGAGCTCGACCTCGACGGGCCCGGTCCCGGTGAGGTGCTGATCAAGTACACCGCCGCCGGGTTGTGCCACTCGGACCTGCACCTCATCGACAACGATCTCGTGCCGCGGTTCCCGATCATCGGCGGGCACGAGGGCGCCGGGGTGATCGAGGAGGTCGGGCCCGGGGTCACCAAGGTCGCGCCGGGCGACCACGTCGTGTGCAGCTTCATCCCGAACTGCGGCACCTGCCGCTACTGCTCGACCGGCCGGCAGAACCTGTGCGACATGGGCGCCACCATCCTCGACGGCCACATGCCCGACGGTTCCTTCCGCTTCCACGGCGGCGGGCAGGACTTCGGGGCGATGTGCATGCTCGGCACGTTCTCCGAGCGCGCCACCATTTCCCAGCACTCGGTGGTGAAGGTCGACGACTGGCTGCCGCTGGAAACCGCCGTGCTCGTCGGCTGCGGCGTGCCGACCGGCTGGGCCACCGCCAACTACGCCGGCGGCGTGCGGGCCGGGGACACCACCGTCGTCTACGGCATCGGCGGCATCGGCATCAACGCCGTGCAGGGCGCCGCGCACGCCGGCGCGAAGTACATCGTCGCGGTCGACCCGGTGGAGTTCAAGCGGGAGGCGGCGCTGAAGTTCGGCGCCACGCACGCGTTCGCCACCGCCGCCGAAGCCGCCGAGAAGGTCGGCGAACTGACCTGGGGCCAGCTGGCCGACCAGGCGCTGATCACCGTGGGCACGGTCGACGAAGAGGTCGTCAGCGCCGCGTTCGACGTCGTCGGCAAGGGCGGCACCGTCGTCATCACCGGGCTCGCCAACCCGGAGAAGCTGACCGTGCACGTGTCCGGCGCCGTGCTGACGCTGTTCGAAAAGACGGTCAAGGGGACGCTGTTCGGCTCGGCGAACCCGCAGTACGACATCGTCCGGCTGCTGCGGCTCTACGACGCCGGGAAGCTCAAGCTCGACGAGCTGGTCACCCGCAAGTACACCCTGGAGCAGGTCAACGAGGGGTACCAGGACCTGCGTGACGGCAAGAACATCCGCGGTGTGATCGTGCACGCGTAG
- a CDS encoding pyruvate dehydrogenase, giving the protein MATVAEQLVRTLRDAGVERIYGIVGDSLNPIVDAVRRTGGIEWVHVRHEETAAFAAAAEAQVTGKLAVCAGSCGPGNLHLINGLFDAHRSGAPVLAIASHIPSNQIGTGFFQETHPDRLFAECSHFSEVVADPAQLPRLLRIATQAAVGKGGVAVLTIPGDLADRKATGPLTERLPLVEPSPPVPPAEAVQELADLLNSGERVMLFAGAGVRGAHDEVMALAEKLAAPVGHSLGGKEWIQYDNPFDVGMSGLLGYGACYDAMHEADRIVLLGTDFPYDKFLPQAHTIQVDHDASRLGRRTPLDLAVHGDVKATLTALLPLLRPRTDRAFLDRMLREHVRKLEKVVGAYTGKIEQRRPIHPEYVASVLDEVAAGDAVFTVDTGMGNVWAARYLTPNGRRRVLGSFRHGSMANALPHAIGAQLSQPGRQVVSLSGDGGLAMLMGDLLTLPAYDVPVKVVVFNNATLGMVKLEMLVDGLPDFGTDHAPVNFAAIAAACGVFAERVEDPADVRGALEKAFAHPGPAVVEVVTDPNALSIPPRITGEMVRGFALGATKTVLNGGVGKMVDLARANLRNAPRP; this is encoded by the coding sequence ATGGCTACGGTGGCAGAACAACTGGTCAGGACGTTGCGGGACGCGGGCGTCGAGCGCATCTACGGCATCGTCGGCGACAGCTTGAACCCGATCGTCGACGCCGTGCGCCGCACCGGCGGCATCGAGTGGGTGCACGTCCGCCACGAAGAGACCGCCGCCTTCGCCGCGGCGGCCGAAGCGCAGGTGACCGGCAAGCTCGCGGTGTGCGCGGGCAGCTGCGGGCCGGGCAACCTGCACCTGATCAACGGCCTGTTCGACGCCCACCGCTCGGGCGCGCCGGTGCTCGCGATCGCGTCGCACATCCCCTCGAACCAGATCGGCACCGGGTTCTTCCAGGAGACCCACCCGGACCGGCTCTTCGCCGAGTGCAGCCACTTCAGCGAGGTCGTGGCGGATCCGGCCCAGCTGCCGCGGCTGCTGCGCATCGCCACCCAGGCCGCCGTCGGCAAGGGCGGCGTCGCCGTGCTGACCATCCCGGGCGACCTCGCCGACCGCAAGGCCACCGGCCCGCTCACCGAGCGGCTGCCGCTGGTCGAGCCGTCGCCGCCGGTGCCGCCGGCGGAGGCCGTCCAGGAGCTCGCGGACCTGCTGAACTCGGGGGAGCGGGTGATGCTGTTCGCCGGCGCGGGTGTCCGCGGCGCGCACGACGAGGTCATGGCACTGGCGGAAAAGCTGGCCGCGCCGGTCGGGCACTCGCTCGGCGGCAAGGAGTGGATCCAGTACGACAACCCCTTCGACGTCGGCATGAGCGGCCTGCTCGGCTACGGCGCCTGCTACGACGCGATGCACGAGGCCGACCGGATCGTGCTGCTGGGCACCGACTTCCCGTACGACAAGTTCCTCCCGCAGGCACACACGATCCAGGTCGACCACGACGCTTCGCGCCTCGGCCGCCGCACGCCGCTGGACCTCGCCGTGCACGGCGACGTCAAGGCGACGCTGACGGCACTGCTGCCGCTGCTGCGGCCGCGCACCGATCGCGCGTTCCTCGACCGGATGCTGCGCGAGCACGTGCGGAAGCTGGAGAAGGTCGTCGGCGCGTACACCGGGAAGATCGAGCAGCGCCGCCCCATCCACCCGGAGTACGTCGCTTCGGTGCTCGACGAGGTCGCCGCCGGCGACGCCGTGTTCACCGTCGACACCGGCATGGGCAACGTGTGGGCCGCGCGCTACCTGACCCCGAACGGCCGCCGCCGGGTGCTCGGCTCGTTCCGGCACGGCAGCATGGCGAACGCGCTGCCGCACGCGATCGGCGCGCAGCTTTCCCAACCGGGCCGCCAGGTCGTGTCGCTCTCCGGCGACGGCGGGCTCGCCATGCTGATGGGCGACCTGCTGACGCTGCCGGCCTACGACGTGCCGGTGAAGGTCGTGGTGTTCAACAACGCCACGCTCGGCATGGTGAAGCTGGAGATGCTCGTCGACGGCCTCCCGGACTTCGGCACCGACCACGCGCCGGTGAACTTCGCGGCGATCGCGGCCGCGTGCGGTGTCTTCGCCGAGCGGGTCGAGGACCCGGCCGACGTGCGCGGCGCGCTGGAGAAGGCGTTCGCCCACCCCGGCCCGGCCGTGGTCGAGGTCGTCACCGACCCGAACGCGCTGTCGATCCCGCCGCGGATCACCGGCGAGATGGTGCGCGGCTTCGCCCTCGGCGCGACGAAGACGGTGCTCAACGGCGGGGTCGGCAAGATGGTCGACCTGGCCCGGGCCAACCTGCGCAACGCCCCGCGCCCGTGA